The following is a genomic window from Homalodisca vitripennis isolate AUS2020 chromosome 5, UT_GWSS_2.1, whole genome shotgun sequence.
ATTTTACAAGTAAGGACAAAACCTGGATTTCGTCGTGCTCTTTCATTTTAGTATCCCCTCTAATATGGGTAATATAATAACATGTATCCACAGCAGGaaacgaatttttatttttattatttaccttgATTACCAAACTACAAGACGTTTGTTATTTTCGAAGCATGGATATTACACGAACGTGCTAGACAAAAATAGTGAGAAGTTAATTATTGGCAAAATTGGTTACTCACATGTGGTCTAAGGTTATCCGTTAATTCAACAACTGTCATTTGTAATGCAATTTCTAATATTAACAATATCTGTACCGTGAATTCAATCTGGAAAAAGCTGACCACAATGCTTGTCTATtgtaactgaaataattataCAACTACACAATACTTAAACACCAATCAGTTACTAGTTACAACTTTGCTATTTATAACCATGATGCTTTAGTTAATCGTAACTGAACATAGATGTGTAATACTTGAACACTATCAGTTACTAGTTACAACTTAGCTATTTATAACCACGATGCTTTAGTTAATCGTAACTGAACATAGATGTGTAATACTTGAACACTATCAGTTACTAGTTACAACTTTGCTATTTATAACCACAATGCTTTAGTTAATCGTAATTGAACATAGATGTGTAATACTTGAACACCATCAGTTAACAAGTTACAACGTTTGCTATTTCTAACCACGATGCTTTAGCGAATCGTAACtgaaaatatatgtgtaatactTGAACACTTTCAGTTACTAGTTTACAACTTTGCTATTTATAACCACAATGCTTTAGTTAATCGTAACTGAACATAGATGTGTAATACTTGAACaccatcattaacaagttacaaCGTTTGCTATTTCTAACCACGATGCTTTAGCGAATCGTAACtgaaaatatatgtgtaatactTGAACACTATCAGTTACTAGTTACAACTTTGCTATTTCCATCCACGATACTTAAGTGAGTcgtaactgaaaataaatatacaatacttgAACAccaatcagttaaaaataagaGAAGACTCACACTgaacaatataaatagtttattcaataatatcttaccctcttatgaaaatttaaaagatatgttCCGTAACTGTAGAGAACGTCAACAATTAAGAGTTCATAAACTCACAATTATTGTATTTCTAATTAGATTTCTAAACAATGCTCGACGCATATTAGtgaacatttaacaaaattaatatgcgAGCCATTTCAAAAAGAAGTTTTTCCAAATTCtaaatatcttgaaaatgttttatcattatttaagaaAGGAGATCCACTGGATGCAACAAATTATCCACCATTATGTTTTAcctgtattttgtaaaatacttgaaaaacTCTTTCACGCGTTtaatgagttattttgaaaaatattgtaaggtttgtCGAAAATctgatttcattttaataaacgaaGCATTATCGATGAAGTGGTATATTTAATAGAATCTATAACATTAGAATTGAGAAAGCACCAACCCAGAGTGGGATTATCCTTGGATCTTTCAAAAGCATTTGATTGAGTTGACCATAAAAAGTCTTTCAAGCCCTACTTACATCGATGGGATTACTACGTAAATAGCTAGACGCGTCGGATTTTCGTTACTAGTTCAGTGAAGTGAAGtcaattaaatatatgttcattaaaattatatttgttcataaattaaaggCAAGAGCATCAATCACTACATTAACTGCTAAGCAATGCAGTTTTGACCTTATATGTCACCACCACATAAGTAATTTTACTCAATTAGTAATTAGATTTTAGTTTAATAACTAGACGTTCTCCTGAACTTCTTTTTACGTTATAATGAAGTGGTCGCGCTATAATAAACCACCAATCGCACCCAATAAATTTCGGTTCAAACAAGACACAGTAAACATGTAGATCAGCCAACTTTTTTATCTAACTAGTTAACACTAACTAATGACACGAGTATGTAAATTTAAAGCGAGTGTGTTAATGACGCTTTATGATGattgcattcagtattttaccCATGATTAATTAGGCAGGATAATATACAGGATGTTCGAACACCTATCCTTCATCGTTAAAGACATACTATAAAGACTTTGAAAGTATAATTGGGCAAAATTGCTTAGTTTTGATTAAGATTTTATGCAACAGGCTTTGCTCCCTTGCAGGCTGGAACAGGAATACTACACTGAGCACTGGCTTTATTACTTCGTGGTcttaaaagtgtaatataattaattactaaatgtttaatttgacatttttaatattaagataagTATTTGGGAGAGATTATTTAAATTAGGTATAACACAATATATTGCTATTTCAGTTTAGATTCTTACCAGAAATATATTCTTTAGGTTTGGAGttattgtataacattaaattgactcacaaaataaaaatattatactaaaaaattgCAATATGTATAAAGGCAGGAAATAATTTACGCAACAGTATTGGATATCCTTGTATCATTAAAAATTACCTATCAACTTTCAGTGgtattgtgattttttatttagtgtaaatttaatcagataaatttgtataaatatttgttgtctCTTCAGGGCAATCTGGAGAAGCAGTGCTGTGTTGATGGAAACTCTTTGCAATATATAAACAAatgcaatatttcattttaaatgtaatattcagTAAAGAAAAGATGGCCTGACCCCTTTACGAAATTATAGACTCCTAATCTGAAACCCAATGAATTCAGCAAGCCTTGATTGTCTTGTAGTTTGTTATCAGTCATAATTTTCTTCCTTACCTACTTTTTGAGCTTTTAGCATCATACTTTGAGTTTGGTATATTAATCCACTGCGCAGACCAGTGTATTATGTAgcaaattataatagtttagctTTATACAAACCTAAAGGGGAATAcctaattttaaacagttttcacaTCGCAAAAAATCTCTTATACAAATCCTATCccatttcaacaaaatttaagttGCGGTATCACACAATATACCTGAAAAACTTCTAAAAATCTCAAATCATAGTCTATTTAGGATCATTAAATTAGAATGTTATTAGACACTTTTGTAGGATTAATGTCTACACTAAAGAAATCTTTTAGAGTTGTGATTAGCAATGGTATGTagactatatatatttataaagcaaattatatctgcatttattttttttattgattaaaaatatatataattttgtaaatgtggtACATAGAGAAATGTTTTGTctggtttacaatattttttataaccctTCATAGTATTCTTTAACTGACGCAGATGCTAATAATTGTATCAACGTTATAGCTGTTTGTGAattcatatagtaaaaaattcaacaaaatattcaCATAAAAGTTGTTAAACGTTACCTTGGTTCATTAATTATAAAGGAagctcttatttaaaaaaaataaaagtagccTTATCAAGACAGTAAACCTGCTAACTAACCAAGTTGAAGATGCATTTATAAACCTCGGAAACACATAGTTTATCTTTGGATTCCTTGGAAAAGAATAAATGAACAAgtcattgaataaaaattttaagaaaaatgtttattcgtaaatatacagtattatcaaaagaaataattatatacatttcacaaaaatagtacatcaatacattctttaaaatattagcCTATagtcttaaaactattttattggtCTAAACCaatgaattattacaattattcaaGTAAAGCTCTTTACCaatttatgttagttattttCACATTAAGGTGAAACAATAACATCACTACATTACGTCATAACCtctacattttcaattattctaaaattggAAGACTAAggattatttaaaactaacaaacaagaaactaataaaatatcacaGTTTAACTATATGTCAATTTGCTAAGGATGTAAATCAATGATATAAGTAAAAGTACAAAAAACATAACATGATATTAAATGGACAAGAAAAGAAGGACATTTACACAATTAATAATTCCTTAGCAATATTAAtcagacataataataatatactttataccCCTCacaatatataagaaatatgtttaactATAGCACTGAATTATTCATTTGTACACGACTGTGGAATACTAACAAAAATCTAGTTTACTTATTGTTACATAACTGtctattttacatatatactaTGTAGGAATCttgaattgtaatacaaaatattttagctttcTCTACTGTTGATTACtgttatttttcatgtttttaaccatATCTTCAATGGTaccaaaatatctaaaacattaaacACCAGCATTAAACAATGTCAAGGCATTTTTGATTCCAGTGAAGACATTGACTGTGTATTTTTGTCAGTTTTCTTGACTCAACaagataaataatgtttaatttattaatcacttacattaaatattttcccttgatgaggttaagttaaattattatttaaattttacttttactagaAAAGAATTTTGGGGATTTTGTGTAAACACATTATAGAACAATAATTCACAGAATTATTAGTTGTATAGGCTGTGAAGACGAATAatcttgaatgtaaaataaaagttttagctGCCTGCCTTGAGcattaaaacacttaatttattCACTTCCTGTACCTTACTATAccatttatatactatatatatcttAACTAAATTCAGTCTTAATGAGATACAAagagttaatataatttaatataaaatagttatgtaCAAACAATACATTGTCAACTAAAAAGTAAGGGTCCgtaaactaaaaacattaaatgcaatttaaatgtttttttctatggCAATGAAAGTTTCAAGATTTCTTGTACAAATACATTATCATgaatcatttttcttttttaaatcattggctgaacaaaaattaattacaataaaaatataaatttcataattttctaaaatatattgtattctgAAGGCGTTTATAGTATTAATATCAAATGTTGAATTTAACAGACTACCAGAAATGAAggatagtttttattatatacggacccttaaaaaatgtattattttcctaAAATCTATGAAAGACATTTGGCCTTAACTCTATGATATGTTTgttcaacattttatataatatcttaacataaaaaatacatgtaataataaactattgattTGAGATTATTGATTTTTACAATATCCTACATAGCTAAGAATAAGAAACTGTATAGaggaaacattatataaaatcctAATTATTTCATCTTATAATTACATCATACTAGGACTAATACtagttaaaagaataatattatttgtttattgaagactaaaaattatactatacatATTATGGTGTGTACATTAATAACAAGTGATCATATGACAATGTGAACattaagaaagttaaaaaaactttaatctaTTAGTAACCCTGTATTTCCAAATTAATGCTCGTTATTTTTTAGTATTCTGTTTAATCTGAAGAATTCCAACTGTTATGTCCCATAATATGATGGAATAAATCAAATATCTACTAGTAAACCGAAAACAGAGCTAAATCAAATCAATACTCATTTGTTAACCATGTggagcaataaaattattattattataactaaacataattgttggaacaaatattttacctagttacatcataaaaatcaaaataaaatatttacaagacacACAAACGATTAAATCACAGTTAAATTGGCACATAGATTCTCTTTCTATTCACACATGGCGGCCTTTTCAGTACATGGAGAGTACCTTGGAACTATTCTAACTTAACAAAACTAAGAGAAGGCTCACTTTTAAGAGAGCATATGTAAACATTGAGATCATCTGGAGGAGGTTCCAATAAACGCAGAAGTTGGAGGTGTGTTCTCGTCAAAAGGAATATCCATTGTCATTTGAAGAGATGGAGCAACTGCAGTCTTGCGGAAGGGAGGAAACTCTGGCATAAGCGAAAAAGGCTCTGGAGTCGCCCCGTGAAAGGAAGAAGTTGATGATGTCTTACCATTTTGAGTATTGGTTGTCAATGCAGAAGGTTTTGCTGAGGAACCTTTCCCATTGCCATCCTCGCTGGGTGTCTGCGAGTCAGAGAGCTGCATCGCTGCCAGTCTGTGTTCGTTGTCAATATTCTCGTTGATGGCATTGCAGTCCGATTCGTCAAAGACTTTTCGAGAAACCGGAATCAACTCCTCCAAGGCATGCCAGTACTTGTTGAGGTTGATCCGTGCAGAGTTTGCCAGCTTTCGAGGCAAACGAGGCTTCATAGGCTGGAacaaaagagaaaatattatttttttaatacaagtgaatacgatttaattacaaattattttgtgtttataaccCATACTGAGGTGTACTGTTTTAGTTAGATAGTAGTTGAGagtctattattaaaagtatGAATAAAGTAAATTGTGCATGTTTGTAATAgagtttgtacaattttattcaatGCATTAAAAAGGCAAGCTGTAACTATTCCACATAAAATACTAATCTTAATTTTTGAGGATGGGAATATCGAAGTTCCCATTCATTTAAAGACCTCTGTACTGGCAGAAAAATTTGGTAAACAAAGATCAGGTATACAGTATGCTACACCATGATCCaatgtcaaaaaaaattattgcacatTGTAGGATAGgttattttatgataaacttAACAATATTTCTTTGTAGAGACTATGGAAAATTTCACTACCAATTTTGTTCATAATCCAAATAATCAGTTAAGCTACAAAatagaaagatttttattttgttaatggtAATGTTATACAACTATGAAAATATGCAcaatacttaacaaaataaactgttgaaCAAAAACTGTGATAAATTCAAGTAGCAtcactttaaattatattcagtcataaaattaataatattcaatcagGAAGATTCAGTCAGTAGTAACAGATGcttcatttttaaaatcaaatcaaagttGATGTGATAAAAGCAGTGATTGTAAATGTTAGACACAAAAGTAAAATGTCACATGTGGCTCGCCTACGCATAAAAAGGGAGAAGACAATGGTTGATGGAAGGAGAGGTTTCGAGGGGAGCGCTCAGCAGGTTTTGAATAGGAGGGGGTGGGGGAGGGCGATCTCCCGCCAAATCCACCTGAACTTGTCCTGAACAATAAAATCTGCCTTCTGTTCCTTTTAAAAGTGGTAAAACAATATGGACAACACAAAATCtcattacagaaataaaatgttgttttcttttacttcaatgatcttaattttgaagttaatatGGATTATATTTGTTGTTACTTAATTTGTTAACATTAGTTTACTTTGTAATACTATGTGACATTGTCAagaaatttagttaaaaacacttttttggaTGAGCTTATTAAAGGTCCCGAAATTTTGCTTTTGCACATATtctcaaaatttccaaaatacaGAAGTACTGAGTTAGTCCAAGATGGtactaaatatttagatatactattgtattaaaatatcttgGATACAATATAAACTAACTCAGAATAGAGAATAGTTAATATAGGAACtagtagaataaattatattgcatgtaaaaacttatacaacaaaaagatatttttgtgCAGACACATAGAAGGCCAAGTTTATAAAACCAGAAATTTACAACCTCAAGGTTATTACTATCAACCAAGAGTAAAACGAgcattgtgttattattttaagtacGTACATAACAAAGCTGGAAAAGCATATACAAATTGTCCTTCTAGGAACAATGCAAAATGGGCACAATATTGAAAAACTGATATTTAatcaaactaaaaggaacattaataataatggaagcaaaacaaattaaatctttcATTCCTAAATCACGACAGTATGCAGTTAAAAAGTTAGGTTAGGTGCAGAGGACCGGTCAAACCGGTTTCAGCCGACGCAGTAACAAAGCACTCAGTCGAGCAATGAAAGAAAACTCACACTACTGAGGAAAAATGTAACGCAATGGAAATACCATGAACAATGAACTAACAGAtgagaaagtgaggttatgtacCTTAATCAGCTGATGTGAAGGCATGTCTGCAGGCAGTACAGTGGCGGAACTCAGAACGCTACCCTCAGATCGGCACATGTCTACTTCGGAGGAGGGTCGGAATGGATCTGGCCCTGCGCCCGGTCCGGCTCCGGTTTTATACGGCGTGTGCGCGCGCTCGCGCCTGGCAACACACCCCCGCCCCTACACGCGCCAAAACCCTGTTTTGCTTTACTTTCCTAAGTACTGCTCCTTTCCTCTGTGTCGCACCGCAGGG
Proteins encoded in this region:
- the LOC124362215 gene encoding uncharacterized protein LOC124362215, which encodes MCRSEGSVLSSATVLPADMPSHQLIKPMKPRLPRKLANSARINLNKYWHALEELIPVSRKVFDESDCNAINENIDNEHRLAAMQLSDSQTPSEDGNGKGSSAKPSALTTNTQNGKTSSTSSFHGATPEPFSLMPEFPPFRKTAVAPSLQMTMDIPFDENTPPTSAFIGTSSR